The Edaphobacter sp. 12200R-103 genome contains a region encoding:
- a CDS encoding tetratricopeptide repeat protein has protein sequence MMNRIGRKWSTGLGVCLALVLTLATQNGRAQGPAPASVHGHVNNAIGAPLTKGQVKLTQDRSGDEKSRKYTNTFEIDASGNFKGSDVAPGNYLAIVFVDDKSVDYIDNVTFAPGEDHLLNFDMTRKEYIDKMTPEEKKQLEEFRKKNSETMQANAKIANLNALLTQARADTKAGNFDSAITAMQQATSQKPDEGILWVALGDAQLGSADAAAKAAKAAGKPADPGVQAKYAEAAASYKKAIDVNAASKKPNVETAAAAYNQMGQALAKSGDGKGASDAYEQAAKAKPENAGMYYYNEAATLYNAGKLDDAAAAADKAIAADPKRTDAYYIKGQALIPKATVDPKTQKIVAPPGCIEAYQQYIELASNSPNEQARVEEVKGILQGIGAEIKSSYKAGRKK, from the coding sequence ATGATGAACCGTATTGGAAGAAAGTGGAGCACAGGGCTGGGAGTCTGTTTAGCTCTTGTGCTCACTCTGGCGACGCAGAACGGACGGGCGCAGGGTCCGGCTCCGGCAAGCGTACACGGACATGTGAACAACGCGATCGGTGCCCCGCTTACCAAGGGGCAGGTAAAGCTGACGCAGGATCGCTCAGGCGACGAGAAGAGCCGCAAGTATACGAACACCTTCGAGATTGACGCTTCCGGCAACTTCAAGGGTTCTGATGTTGCGCCGGGGAACTATCTGGCGATTGTGTTCGTCGACGACAAGAGCGTTGACTACATCGATAATGTCACCTTTGCTCCTGGCGAAGATCACCTGCTGAACTTCGATATGACCCGCAAGGAGTACATCGACAAGATGACTCCGGAGGAGAAGAAGCAGCTGGAGGAGTTCAGGAAGAAGAACTCCGAGACGATGCAGGCAAACGCCAAGATCGCCAACCTGAATGCTCTGCTGACCCAGGCTCGCGCGGATACAAAGGCCGGCAACTTCGACTCCGCCATCACGGCGATGCAGCAGGCGACCTCACAGAAGCCGGATGAGGGGATTCTGTGGGTAGCGCTGGGCGACGCTCAGCTAGGCTCGGCTGATGCGGCGGCCAAGGCGGCGAAGGCGGCAGGCAAGCCGGCTGATCCGGGTGTTCAGGCCAAGTACGCAGAGGCTGCGGCCTCCTACAAGAAGGCCATCGACGTCAATGCGGCTTCGAAGAAGCCCAATGTCGAGACAGCGGCGGCTGCCTACAACCAGATGGGCCAGGCGCTGGCCAAGAGCGGCGACGGCAAGGGCGCCTCGGATGCTTATGAGCAGGCGGCCAAGGCCAAGCCGGAGAACGCCGGCATGTACTACTACAACGAGGCAGCGACCCTGTATAACGCAGGCAAGCTGGATGATGCCGCGGCAGCCGCCGACAAGGCGATCGCAGCCGATCCGAAGCGGACCGACGCCTACTACATCAAGGGCCAGGCTCTGATTCCGAAGGCGACCGTCGATCCGAAGACCCAGAAGATCGTTGCCCCTCCAGGGTGCATCGAGGCCTACCAGCAATACATTGAACTGGCTAGCAACAGCCCAAATGAACAGGCCCGGGTAGAAGAGGTCAAGGGTATTCTTCAGGGCATCGGTGCGGAGATCAAATCCAGCTACAAGGCTGGAAGGAAGAAGTAG
- the queC gene encoding 7-cyano-7-deazaguanine synthase QueC — MTNDTETTNTGRPRAVLCLSGGMDSTVCAALAAREYDVYALHFGYGQRTETKERASAEEIARLTGAKEFLPLKMDLFRRIGGSALTDERIAVPDAPTDEDVIGTEIPVTYVPFRNAHFLAAAVSWAEVLGAKKIFIGAVEQDSSGYPDCRVAYYDAFNELIRQGTKVGDIRVETPLIHMKKNEIVRLGVELGAPFHVSWSCYSGEREACGVCESCVLRLRAFREAGAVDPISYAGPKNSI; from the coding sequence ATGACGAACGATACCGAGACGACGAATACTGGCCGACCTCGGGCGGTGTTGTGCCTCTCCGGGGGGATGGATTCCACGGTGTGCGCGGCACTGGCGGCGCGCGAGTATGACGTCTACGCTCTGCACTTCGGCTATGGGCAGAGGACGGAGACGAAGGAGCGGGCTTCGGCGGAGGAGATTGCCCGGCTGACGGGGGCAAAAGAATTTCTGCCGCTGAAGATGGACCTGTTCCGCAGGATCGGAGGTTCTGCGCTGACCGACGAGAGGATCGCGGTGCCGGACGCCCCAACAGATGAGGATGTGATCGGCACAGAGATTCCAGTGACTTATGTCCCGTTCCGGAATGCGCATTTTCTGGCAGCGGCGGTGAGCTGGGCGGAGGTCCTGGGGGCGAAGAAGATCTTTATCGGGGCCGTGGAGCAGGACAGCTCCGGGTATCCAGACTGCCGGGTAGCCTATTACGATGCCTTCAATGAGCTGATCCGGCAGGGGACCAAGGTGGGCGATATCCGGGTCGAAACCCCGCTGATCCACATGAAAAAGAACGAGATTGTGCGTCTTGGAGTTGAATTAGGCGCTCCGTTCCATGTAAGTTGGTCATGCTATTCCGGCGAACGGGAGGCGTGTGGGGTGTGCGAGAGCTGCGTCTTACGTTTGCGAGCGTTTCGTGAGGCCGGAGCGGTGGATCCGATATCCTATGCTGGCCCAAAAAACAGCATCTAA
- a CDS encoding DUF2007 domain-containing protein, with protein MREPMDELTIPQEFDPEQFVTVARFEDPMEAQMAKGLLETAGFECFLQGENANQLLSSAFRARLMVHRVDETEARGLLEGIPEDGGER; from the coding sequence GTGAGGGAGCCGATGGACGAGCTGACAATACCACAGGAATTCGACCCGGAGCAGTTCGTCACCGTAGCGCGCTTTGAGGATCCGATGGAGGCTCAGATGGCCAAGGGTCTGCTGGAGACGGCGGGATTTGAGTGTTTTTTGCAGGGAGAGAACGCCAATCAGTTGCTGAGCTCAGCGTTTCGGGCGCGCCTGATGGTGCATCGGGTGGATGAGACAGAGGCGCGAGGCCTGCTGGAGGGAATACCAGAGGATGGTGGAGAGAGATGA
- a CDS encoding DUF3108 domain-containing protein, which yields MLLCWLATPVVPAQSLTQRLFPAPPPVTIPTLEPPPAAYTFPTKETLSYSVDWRVFTAAVATFQIEQQGTTQKITATADTVGGVTMLFPVTDRFQSAFDTKTGCSSGFSKQTLEGRRKISSDLNFNYPEGKQTLVERNLVKGTSKQLTASIPACVTDSLSAIFYVGSHPLIVGQDFRFPLADAMRTVTVTMKVEAKEEVKTPAGTFQTVRVQPTADEGVVKNRGKIWIWYTDDARHIPVQVRASLFWGTITARLQSYEIK from the coding sequence ATGCTGTTGTGCTGGCTGGCCACTCCCGTGGTTCCGGCGCAGTCGCTGACCCAACGGCTCTTTCCTGCGCCGCCCCCGGTGACGATTCCTACGCTGGAGCCGCCGCCCGCAGCGTACACCTTTCCCACAAAAGAGACCTTGAGCTATTCGGTGGACTGGCGCGTGTTTACGGCCGCAGTTGCCACCTTTCAGATCGAGCAGCAGGGAACGACCCAGAAGATTACCGCTACGGCAGATACCGTGGGCGGAGTGACGATGCTGTTCCCGGTCACCGACCGATTTCAGTCCGCCTTCGACACCAAGACGGGATGCTCCTCGGGATTTTCCAAGCAGACGCTCGAAGGCCGCAGGAAGATCTCGAGCGACCTGAACTTCAACTACCCCGAGGGCAAGCAGACGCTGGTAGAGCGGAACCTGGTCAAGGGAACGAGCAAGCAGCTCACGGCGTCCATCCCGGCCTGCGTTACGGATTCTCTTTCGGCGATCTTTTACGTGGGCTCGCATCCGCTGATCGTCGGACAGGACTTCCGCTTCCCTTTGGCCGATGCGATGCGCACGGTCACGGTGACAATGAAGGTTGAGGCGAAGGAAGAGGTAAAGACTCCTGCAGGCACCTTCCAGACGGTCCGGGTTCAGCCGACCGCGGACGAAGGCGTGGTGAAGAACCGGGGAAAGATCTGGATCTGGTACACGGACGATGCGCGGCATATCCCGGTGCAGGTGCGCGCAAGTCTCTTCTGGGGAACGATTACGGCGCGGCTGCAGTCGTATGAGATCAAGTGA
- a CDS encoding isoprenylcysteine carboxylmethyltransferase family protein — MSERSSWQRIARRIRVPLGFLFAVLFLWLARPTWNLILLSLILVIPGVWLRAYAAGYVKKNAELTRTGPYAYTRNPLYLGSMLIAYGFAWASGSWILFVALAVGFLAIYLPTIRSEEEYLRAHFAGFDEYARQVPRLLPRLSPARSELPAGRFSRERYLHHREYNASIGAVALYAALVALLLYRR; from the coding sequence GTGAGCGAACGAAGCAGTTGGCAGCGCATAGCGCGGCGGATCCGCGTACCGCTGGGGTTCCTGTTTGCAGTGCTATTCCTATGGCTGGCACGGCCAACGTGGAACCTTATTCTCCTGAGCCTGATTCTTGTGATTCCGGGCGTCTGGCTACGCGCCTATGCCGCCGGGTATGTGAAAAAGAACGCGGAGCTGACCCGCACCGGACCGTATGCCTATACGCGGAACCCCCTGTACCTCGGCTCGATGTTAATTGCCTATGGATTCGCATGGGCCTCCGGGAGCTGGATTCTATTCGTTGCGCTTGCGGTGGGCTTTCTGGCGATCTATCTTCCGACGATCCGGTCGGAGGAAGAATATCTCCGGGCGCACTTTGCAGGATTCGACGAGTATGCGCGCCAGGTCCCGCGACTGCTGCCGCGGCTGAGTCCCGCCCGGAGCGAATTACCTGCGGGCCGCTTCTCGCGGGAACGGTACCTGCATCACCGCGAGTACAATGCATCTATCGGTGCTGTTGCTCTTTACGCGGCGCTGGTGGCGCTGCTTCTCTATCGAAGATAG
- the waaC gene encoding lipopolysaccharide heptosyltransferase I has protein sequence MASRDQTDSSHGEKSRVLIVRIGAMGDVLHALPAAAALKNAWPDCSIGWVIEPRWSPLLRATCSSAAKPVVDEIFPAETRRWKQRPLSTGTLTEIVELRRRLRQGRFNLCVDMQGSIRSAVIGRMAAAGEFCGPAEPREAPARWLYQGRIPVASTHVVEQGCELLGQAVGMNLRPAEIDFPFDGEAQRSCETELSGIWESGRYALLCPTAGWGAKQWPAERFGAVARELHRRGVPAVINAAGSADPVAEKVVAASEEYATTMAGDIPQLIELTRRAAVVIAGDTGPLHLAAAMRRPVVALFGPTDPARNGPYGTAARILRHGRERRDHRRLAEPEAGLLEITVDEVVAAAEELLESAQG, from the coding sequence TTGGCGAGCAGAGACCAAACTGACTCCTCTCATGGAGAGAAGAGCCGCGTCCTCATTGTGCGGATCGGCGCGATGGGAGATGTCCTCCATGCGCTGCCCGCCGCCGCTGCCCTGAAGAATGCGTGGCCGGACTGCTCGATCGGCTGGGTGATCGAGCCGAGATGGAGCCCTTTGCTGCGCGCCACCTGCAGTTCTGCTGCGAAGCCGGTTGTGGATGAGATTTTTCCGGCAGAGACGAGACGATGGAAGCAGCGACCGCTTTCCACTGGAACGCTGACGGAGATTGTCGAGCTGAGACGGCGACTGCGCCAGGGACGATTCAATCTGTGCGTCGATATGCAGGGCTCCATCCGGTCGGCGGTGATTGGAAGGATGGCGGCAGCCGGTGAGTTCTGCGGCCCTGCGGAGCCGCGTGAGGCGCCTGCACGATGGCTTTACCAGGGAAGGATTCCGGTGGCGTCGACGCATGTGGTGGAACAGGGATGCGAGCTTCTGGGGCAGGCTGTCGGAATGAATCTTCGTCCAGCAGAGATCGACTTCCCTTTTGATGGCGAAGCACAGCGGAGTTGCGAGACTGAACTTTCAGGTATTTGGGAGAGCGGACGCTATGCGCTGCTCTGCCCGACCGCGGGGTGGGGAGCAAAGCAATGGCCAGCGGAACGTTTCGGCGCGGTCGCGCGAGAGCTTCATCGCAGGGGAGTTCCGGCTGTCATCAATGCGGCAGGCTCGGCCGATCCCGTTGCAGAGAAGGTCGTTGCAGCCAGCGAAGAGTATGCAACGACGATGGCGGGGGATATTCCTCAATTGATTGAGCTGACGCGAAGGGCGGCGGTTGTGATTGCCGGGGATACAGGCCCTCTGCATCTTGCGGCTGCTATGCGGCGTCCCGTAGTAGCTCTATTCGGACCGACGGATCCGGCACGAAATGGGCCCTATGGAACTGCGGCACGGATTCTTCGTCATGGCAGGGAGCGACGAGACCATCGGCGGCTGGCAGAACCGGAAGCCGGGCTGCTGGAGATTACAGTAGATGAGGTGGTCGCCGCAGCAGAGGAACTTTTAGAAAGCGCCCAGGGTTAA
- the lpxK gene encoding tetraacyldisaccharide 4'-kinase: MNRLRKNLLPLSPVYEAIVSAKRRMHKLGWLRQRRLPSPVISVGSVSAGGAGKTPMVVMLAGILRRRGYAVSILTRGYGRASNLIERVDANDDPAWHGDEPVLLAQRSGAPVFAGADRYRAGLLSEQDWREDKVRVHLLDDGFQHLRLARNVDIVLLTLEDVRDHLLPAGNLREPITAVADADVVVVREEEATEIEGVLDQLRGEGSNFTVWTIRRTLGLAGGDQRLPPLPLAFCGIARPDNFTRMLMASRYEPLETVTFPDHHPYREADMVRILDRFRIRGANGFVTTEKDAVKLTPAMRERLESVGPLILARLNVELLNEKEALSQLVQMVSELDRRKGQERPVRE; this comes from the coding sequence ATGAATCGCCTTCGGAAGAATCTGCTTCCGCTCTCGCCTGTTTACGAAGCTATCGTTTCGGCAAAGCGGAGGATGCACAAGCTCGGCTGGCTGAGACAGCGGCGACTGCCGTCGCCAGTCATCAGTGTCGGCAGCGTTTCGGCAGGAGGCGCCGGGAAGACCCCGATGGTGGTGATGCTGGCCGGAATTCTGCGAAGACGCGGCTACGCCGTGAGCATCCTGACGCGAGGGTACGGGCGGGCTTCAAACCTGATCGAGCGCGTGGACGCGAACGATGATCCAGCCTGGCATGGAGACGAGCCGGTACTGCTGGCGCAGCGTTCCGGAGCCCCGGTCTTCGCCGGCGCCGACCGATACCGCGCAGGACTGCTCTCCGAACAGGACTGGCGCGAAGACAAGGTGCGAGTGCATCTGCTGGACGACGGATTCCAGCATCTGCGCCTTGCCCGCAACGTCGATATTGTCCTGTTGACGCTTGAGGATGTCCGAGACCACCTGCTGCCTGCGGGAAACCTGCGCGAGCCGATTACGGCGGTCGCGGATGCCGATGTGGTTGTTGTGCGTGAAGAAGAGGCCACAGAGATCGAGGGTGTGCTGGATCAGTTGCGCGGCGAGGGTAGCAACTTTACCGTCTGGACGATCCGCCGCACGCTTGGCCTTGCGGGGGGCGACCAGCGGCTTCCACCTCTGCCACTGGCCTTCTGCGGAATTGCGCGGCCGGATAACTTCACGCGCATGTTGATGGCCTCACGCTATGAGCCGCTGGAGACAGTCACCTTCCCGGACCATCACCCTTATCGCGAAGCCGACATGGTGCGAATCCTGGACAGGTTCAGAATTCGGGGTGCAAACGGCTTCGTTACCACCGAGAAAGATGCGGTGAAGCTGACGCCGGCGATGCGCGAGCGGCTGGAGTCCGTGGGCCCCCTGATTCTTGCCCGCCTGAACGTCGAACTGCTGAATGAGAAAGAGGCGCTTTCGCAGCTGGTGCAGATGGTCTCGGAGCTGGATCGCAGAAAAGGGCAGGAGCGGCCCGTGAGAGAATGA
- a CDS encoding 3-deoxy-D-manno-octulosonic acid transferase → MGIYSALLAAALVVGAPWWLARMATSGRYRAGLAGRLGKVPSGLTGAAAGRKAIWLHAVSVGEVMAATELIRELRRQLPEWVIAISTTTETGQRLARERLGGQSPVFYMPLDFAVLVRRYLRALHPELVILMESELWPNLIDACASQGIPVAVVNGRVSDRSLPRYLRLSRLWRPILGQVSLFLAQSQENGSRFVRIGAAEGSVKVTGNLKYDVRAPETTEMTARLREMLPESAKIVVAGSTLEGEEKMLLEEWPKVLEDEPEAALILAPRRPERFNAVAELVETAGFDLLRASELVPGQRPRRNEGVILLDTIGDLASVYSLGRVAFVGGSLVPMGGHNPLEPARFGVPVVMGRSAENFREIVDAMRSAEAILIVEPSGLRKAISELLKEEDRARQMGEQGRKVFTAEAGATARTVECLLGLLRNRS, encoded by the coding sequence TTGGGGATTTATAGCGCGCTACTGGCGGCAGCGCTGGTGGTTGGCGCTCCGTGGTGGCTGGCACGGATGGCGACCAGCGGACGATACCGCGCGGGACTGGCCGGACGGCTGGGCAAAGTTCCTTCGGGGCTGACCGGCGCGGCTGCTGGACGCAAAGCGATCTGGCTGCACGCCGTCTCGGTGGGAGAGGTGATGGCCGCAACCGAGCTTATACGGGAGCTTCGCCGGCAGCTTCCGGAGTGGGTCATCGCAATCTCCACTACGACTGAGACGGGACAGCGGCTGGCGCGTGAGCGTCTAGGGGGCCAGTCACCGGTCTTCTACATGCCGCTGGACTTTGCCGTGCTTGTACGGCGCTATCTTCGCGCGCTGCATCCTGAGCTGGTGATCCTGATGGAGAGCGAGCTGTGGCCGAACCTGATCGATGCCTGCGCTTCGCAAGGTATCCCGGTGGCGGTTGTGAACGGCAGGGTCTCGGACCGTTCGTTGCCACGGTATCTGCGGCTGAGCAGGCTATGGAGGCCGATTCTGGGGCAGGTTTCGCTCTTCCTCGCACAGAGCCAGGAGAATGGCTCCCGATTTGTTCGGATTGGAGCTGCTGAGGGGAGCGTGAAGGTAACCGGCAACCTGAAGTATGACGTCAGAGCGCCGGAGACCACCGAGATGACTGCCCGGCTGCGCGAGATGCTGCCGGAGAGCGCCAAAATTGTCGTCGCCGGAAGCACGCTTGAGGGCGAGGAGAAGATGCTGCTCGAGGAGTGGCCTAAGGTGCTTGAAGACGAACCGGAGGCAGCGCTGATTCTTGCTCCACGTCGCCCGGAGCGCTTCAACGCAGTTGCAGAACTGGTGGAAACGGCAGGATTCGACCTGCTCCGGGCCAGCGAGCTGGTTCCGGGCCAAAGGCCAAGGAGGAACGAAGGAGTCATCCTGCTGGACACCATTGGCGACCTGGCGTCGGTCTACTCACTAGGCAGGGTCGCGTTTGTAGGAGGAAGCCTGGTCCCGATGGGGGGCCACAATCCGCTCGAGCCTGCACGGTTCGGTGTCCCTGTGGTGATGGGAAGATCGGCGGAGAATTTTCGCGAGATTGTGGACGCCATGCGCTCCGCTGAAGCAATCCTGATCGTCGAACCTTCGGGGCTGAGAAAGGCGATCAGCGAGTTGCTGAAAGAAGAAGACAGAGCGCGGCAGATGGGGGAGCAAGGCCGGAAGGTCTTTACAGCCGAGGCCGGAGCTACGGCCCGGACCGTAGAATGTCTCCTGGGACTGCTGAGGAACAGGTCATGA
- a CDS encoding GNAT family N-acetyltransferase, producing the protein MSEQNNPSTPLVIREARPDDVPEMLLFIRELAEYERQPEAAIATAADLLRDGFGQTPVFQCLIAEWEGQPAAMALYFPFYSTWRGNAGIHLEDLFVRPQFRRNGIAKALFSRLATIALERGDRFQWHVLDWNRMAIDFYKQMGAGMLEEWRIMRIDGEALRALAAQSA; encoded by the coding sequence TTGTCCGAACAAAACAATCCTTCGACACCGCTGGTGATCCGTGAGGCGCGTCCAGACGACGTTCCGGAGATGCTCCTGTTCATCCGCGAACTTGCCGAGTACGAGCGTCAACCCGAGGCCGCGATTGCCACCGCCGCCGACCTTCTGCGCGACGGCTTCGGGCAAACACCTGTATTTCAATGCCTTATAGCCGAATGGGAGGGACAGCCGGCTGCCATGGCGCTCTACTTTCCCTTCTACTCCACCTGGCGCGGTAACGCCGGAATCCACCTGGAAGACCTCTTCGTGCGCCCGCAGTTCCGGCGAAACGGGATCGCAAAGGCCCTGTTTTCACGCCTTGCGACGATCGCGCTGGAACGCGGTGACCGGTTTCAGTGGCACGTATTGGACTGGAATCGGATGGCCATCGATTTCTATAAGCAGATGGGAGCCGGCATGCTTGAGGAGTGGCGCATCATGCGAATTGATGGAGAGGCGCTCAGGGCGCTTGCAGCGCAATCTGCCTGA
- a CDS encoding PEP-CTERM sorting domain-containing protein (PEP-CTERM proteins occur, often in large numbers, in the proteomes of bacteria that also encode an exosortase, a predicted intramembrane cysteine proteinase. The presence of a PEP-CTERM domain at a protein's C-terminus predicts cleavage within the sorting domain, followed by covalent anchoring to some some component of the (usually Gram-negative) cell surface. Many PEP-CTERM proteins exhibit an unusual sequence composition that includes large numbers of potential glycosylation sites. Expression of one such protein has been shown restore the ability of a bacterium to form floc, a type of biofilm.) — protein MNISCRRAAATVADRLRQCVSTRSKFFGLIALAAGLAITPAARADSYSFAFSGGGLSGSGVISVSNTPVPGVPGGYQITGITGTFTDSIANFTGAITGIHSTSLPSSINPDGTFLPPGSQAQGFGFSWDNLFFPDGNSPAVCPPPGPGDPEPPYPFGGGVLDIYGMLFTVEGGYNVDLWSNGVVPGFGLTYGVGDSLNGTVLNTYGEPFSGTSVDVSTAATPEPGTLLLLGTGLPGMLLVLRRKLGSAANA, from the coding sequence ATGAACATATCCTGCAGACGGGCGGCGGCCACAGTGGCTGACCGTTTACGGCAGTGTGTCTCCACGCGCTCAAAATTCTTTGGTCTGATTGCCCTCGCAGCAGGCCTCGCAATCACCCCGGCAGCCAGGGCGGACTCCTATAGTTTCGCGTTCAGCGGCGGTGGTCTCAGCGGTTCGGGCGTAATCTCCGTCTCCAACACACCTGTGCCAGGCGTCCCCGGCGGCTACCAGATCACCGGCATCACCGGCACCTTCACCGACTCGATCGCAAACTTCACCGGCGCCATCACTGGAATCCATTCAACCTCACTCCCGTCCAGCATCAATCCCGATGGCACCTTCCTTCCCCCTGGGAGCCAGGCGCAGGGCTTTGGCTTCTCCTGGGACAATCTCTTCTTCCCCGACGGAAACTCACCCGCTGTCTGCCCCCCTCCCGGTCCCGGCGACCCTGAACCTCCCTATCCCTTCGGCGGTGGAGTCCTTGACATCTATGGCATGCTCTTCACCGTCGAAGGTGGCTACAACGTTGACCTGTGGAGCAACGGCGTAGTACCCGGATTCGGCCTCACTTATGGCGTAGGGGACTCGCTCAACGGAACGGTCCTGAATACCTATGGGGAGCCCTTCTCGGGGACGAGCGTCGATGTCAGCACCGCCGCTACACCGGAACCAGGCACTCTCCTGCTCCTGGGAACTGGCCTGCCCGGAATGTTGCTGGTCCTGCGGCGTAAGCTCGGATCAGCCGCGAACGCATAA
- the trmFO gene encoding methylenetetrahydrofolate--tRNA-(uracil(54)-C(5))-methyltransferase (FADH(2)-oxidizing) TrmFO codes for MKRIKVIGGGLAGPEAALQAASLGCEVTLYEMRPVRLTEAHQTADFAELVCSNSLKSESENSAPWLLKQEMRRGNSFLLAAADATAVPAGHALAVDRQEFSAKVAAMIEQNPRIRVVREEITQLDENPDEITVLATGPLTSPALTAELQRLTGSQHLAFYDSISPIVDASTIDMEKVYFAARWDKGTADYINCPFTKEEYERFIEALSTAETVPAKEWEHIPTEGAVIANAPKYFEGCLPIEEIARRGHDTLRFGPMKPAGLTNPKTGRWPYAVVQLRQENLRADSYNLVGFQNHLKYGEQARVLRLIPGLENAKFLRYGQIHRNTYINSPTVLNETLQLRTHPNILIAGQLSGVEGYTESIAGGLLAGRFAAALAQGRVPAAPPRLTAHGSLIHYITHSEAKHFQPANITFDLLLPLEEELRKKIRDKKERHRIQCERALEAWDGWLAEAGVAAASA; via the coding sequence ATGAAGAGAATCAAAGTCATTGGTGGGGGCCTGGCAGGTCCGGAAGCTGCGCTGCAGGCGGCATCGCTCGGATGCGAAGTGACGTTATACGAGATGCGGCCTGTGCGATTGACCGAGGCACACCAGACAGCGGATTTTGCCGAGCTGGTCTGCTCCAACTCGCTTAAATCGGAGAGCGAGAACTCGGCTCCATGGTTGCTGAAGCAGGAGATGCGCCGGGGGAACTCATTTCTGTTGGCAGCGGCGGATGCGACGGCAGTTCCTGCAGGGCATGCACTTGCGGTCGACCGGCAGGAGTTCTCGGCTAAAGTGGCGGCGATGATTGAGCAGAACCCGCGGATCAGGGTCGTCCGTGAGGAGATCACACAGCTCGATGAGAATCCGGACGAGATTACGGTGCTGGCGACCGGTCCGCTCACTTCGCCTGCACTAACGGCAGAGCTGCAGCGGCTGACAGGATCACAGCACCTTGCGTTCTACGATTCCATTTCGCCCATCGTCGATGCCAGCACGATTGACATGGAGAAGGTGTACTTTGCGGCACGCTGGGACAAGGGAACCGCGGACTACATCAACTGCCCTTTTACGAAGGAAGAGTACGAACGATTTATTGAAGCTCTCTCGACCGCCGAAACGGTGCCTGCCAAGGAGTGGGAGCATATTCCGACCGAAGGTGCGGTGATTGCTAACGCTCCGAAGTACTTTGAAGGATGTCTTCCGATCGAAGAGATTGCGCGGCGTGGGCATGACACGTTGCGCTTTGGCCCCATGAAGCCGGCGGGCCTGACAAATCCGAAGACGGGACGCTGGCCCTATGCCGTGGTCCAGTTGCGGCAGGAAAACCTGCGGGCTGACTCCTACAATCTTGTGGGTTTTCAGAATCACCTAAAGTATGGCGAACAGGCGCGCGTGCTGCGGCTGATTCCCGGACTGGAGAATGCAAAGTTTCTCCGCTACGGGCAGATTCATCGCAACACCTACATCAATTCGCCGACGGTGTTGAACGAAACGCTACAGCTTCGCACGCATCCGAACATCCTGATCGCGGGCCAGTTGAGTGGGGTTGAGGGTTATACAGAGTCGATTGCCGGAGGGCTGCTTGCGGGCCGCTTCGCCGCAGCGCTCGCGCAGGGCAGGGTGCCGGCAGCCCCGCCCCGCCTGACGGCACATGGATCGCTGATTCACTACATCACGCACAGCGAGGCGAAGCACTTTCAGCCGGCGAATATCACCTTCGATCTGCTGCTGCCGCTCGAAGAGGAGCTGCGGAAGAAGATTCGCGACAAGAAGGAACGGCACCGGATTCAGTGCGAGCGGGCGCTTGAGGCCTGGGATGGATGGTTGGCGGAGGCTGGGGTTGCGGCAGCTTCTGCTTAG